A stretch of Chionomys nivalis chromosome 2, mChiNiv1.1, whole genome shotgun sequence DNA encodes these proteins:
- the LOC130863295 gene encoding olfactory receptor 5I1, translating into MEFTVENYTLVTEFILLGFPTRPALQVLLFLVFLTLYGMILTGNIGLMLLIRTDPHLQTPMYFFLSNLSFVDLCYSSVIVPNMLVNFLSAKKSISYIGCALQFYFFCTFADTESFILAAMAYDRYVAICNPLLYTVAVSRNLCIRLVVLSYVGGNMSSLVHTSFAFILKYCDKNVINHFFCDLPPLLKLSCTDTSINEWLLSTYGSSVEVLCFIIIIVSYFFILLSVLKIRSTSGRKKTFSTCASHLTSVAIYQGTLLFIYSRPSSLYSPSTDKIISVFYTIIIPVLNPLIYSLRNKDVKDATKKALRFKVRSQ; encoded by the coding sequence ATGGAGTTTACAGTTGAAAACTATACCTTGGTCACTGAATTCATCTTGTTAGGTTTCCCAACAAGACCTGCACTCCAGGTtcttttattccttgtgtttctgACATTGTATGGTATGATTTTAACAGGCAATATTGGCTTGATGTTGTTAATTAGGACAGACCCACATCTTCAAACCCCTATGTACTTTTTCCTTAGCAATCTTTCCTTCGTAGACCTGTGTTATTCTTCAGTAATTGTTCCCAACATGCTAGTCAATTTCCTCTCAGCAAAGAAATCGATTTCTTACATTGGCTGTGCTctccagttttatttcttctgtacATTTGCCGATACTGAATCCTTTATCCTGGCTGCCATGGCCTATGATCGTTACGTTGCCATCTGCAATCCTTTGCTGTACACAGTTGCTGTGTCCAGGAACCTGTGCATACGGTTGGTCGTGCTGTCATATGTTGGCGGCAACATGAGTTCCCTGGTTCACACATCTTTCGCCTTTATTCTAAAATATTGTGACAAAAATGTCATCAATCATTTCTTCTGTGACCTCCCTCCTCTGCTGAAGCTTTCCTGCACGGACACGTCCATTAACGAATGGCTGCTTTCCACATATGGGAGTTCTGTGGAGGTCCTctgcttcatcatcatcatcgtctcCTACTTCTTCATCCTTCTCTCCGTCTTGAAGATCCGCTCTACAAGTGGGAGGAAGAAAACTTTCTCCACCTGTGCGTCTCACCTCACCTCCGTGGCCATCTATCAGGGCACGCTGCTCTTCATTTATTCTCGGCCCAGCTCCCTCTATTCCCCCAGTACTGATAAAATCATCTCAGTATTCTACACCATCATCATCCCAGTACTCAATCCACTGATTTACAGTTTGAGAAATAAAGATGTAAAAGATGCTACCAAGAAAGCTCTAAGATTTAAGGTACGATCTCAATGA
- the LOC130869893 gene encoding olfactory receptor 5W2-like — MDKKNCSSLPEFLLLGITTNPDMKVVIFTTFLTVYLVIFLTNIGMIILIRMDSQLQTPVYFFLSHLSFSDLCYSSAVGPKMLMDVFAKNKIITFVGCALQFFFVCIFIDVECVLLAVMAFDRYKAISNPLMYAVEMSSRVCYQFLFGVYLVGMTDALIHTTLTFRLCFCGSNEINHFFCDIPPILLISCSDTQINELVIFTIFGFIELSTISGVLVSYCYIILSVLKIRSAEGRFKAFSTCTSHLTAVAIFQGTLLFTYFQPSSSYSLDQGKFTSLFYTLVIPMLNPLIYSLRNKDVKEALQKLRNKRCSK; from the coding sequence atggaCAAGAAAAATTGCTCCTCATTACCTGAATTTCTCCTCTTGGGAATTACAACTAACCCTGACATGAAAGTGGTAATATTTACTACATTTCTAACTGtttatcttgttatttttctGACCAATATTGGAATGATCATTTTGATCAGAATGGATTCCCAGCTCCAAACACCAGTGTACTTTTTTCTCAGccacctctctttctctgatCTCTGCTATTCTTCCGCAGTTGGGCCCAAGATGTTGATGGACGTTTTTGCCAAGAACAAAATCATTACTTTTGTTGGTTGTGCCTTGCAATTCTTTTTTGTCTGTATTTTTATAGATGTTGAGTGTGTGTTGCTGGCAGTGATGGCCTTTGATCGCTACAAAGCCATCAGCAATCCCTTGATGTATGCTGTAGAGATGTCTAGTAGGGTTTGCTACCAATTCCTATTTGGAGTTTACCTTGTAGGAATGACAGATGCTTTGATACATACAACATTAACATTTCGCTTATGTTTTTGTGGGTCAAATGAGATTAATCATTTCTTCTGTGATATACCTCCTATCCTATTAATATCTTGCTCTGATACACAGATCAATGAATTAGTGATATTCACTATTTTTGGATTTATTGAGCTGAGTACCATCTCCGGAGTCCTTGTCTCCTACTGTTATATCATCTTATCTGTCTTGAAGATCCGTTCTGCTGAGGGAAGGTTCAAGGCTTTTTCCACCTGCACCTCTCACCTGACTGCCGTTGCAATTTTTCAGGGAACACTACTCTTTACATATTTCCAGCCAAGTTCTTCTTATTCTCTAGATCAAGGCAAATTCACTTCTCTGTTTTACACTCTGGTGATTCCCATGTTGAACCCTCTGATTTACAGCCTGAGAAACAAAGATGTGAAAGAGGCCTTGCAAAAACTGAGAAACAAAAGGTGttcaaaataa
- the LOC130863304 gene encoding olfactory receptor 5W2-like — translation MQRRMERENCSAFTEFILMGITNNYEVKVVLFTIFLLVYLINLVGNLGLIFLIKVDTQLQTPMYFFLSNLSFCDLCYSTAVGPKMLTDIFGNDKSIPFFGCALQFFIACTFVDSECILLAVMAFDRYQAISNPLLYTVNMSSSLCSFLMAGVYLVGVADSLIHTTLTFHLCFCGSNEIDHFFCDIPPILLLSCSDTQVNELAIFTIFGFIELSTISGVLVSYCYIISSVLKIRSSEGRVKAFSTCASHLTAVAIFQGTVLFMYFRPSSSYSLDQDKMSSLFYILVIPMLNPLIYSLRNKDVKEAVNKLKNKICN, via the coding sequence ATGCAAAGAAGAATGGAGAGGGAAAATTGCTCTGCCTTTACTGAGTTCATATTAATGGGAATTACCAATAACTATGAGGTAAAAGTGGTTCTGTTCACAATATTTCTACTGGTTTACCTCATTAACCTTGTGGGAAATCTTGGattgattttcttaattaaagtGGATACCCAACTTCAAACTCCTATGTACTTTTTCCTCAGTAACCTCTCTTTCTGTGACCTCTGCTATTCCACAGCAGTTGGGCCCAAGATGCTGACGGACATATTTGGCAATGACAAGTCAATTCCTTTTTTTGGCTGTGCTCTGCAATTCTTCATTGCCTGTACATTTGTAGATTCAGAATGCATACTTCTGGCAGTGATGGCCTTTGACCGGTACCAAGCCATCAGCAACCCCTTACTCTACACAGTGAACATGTCCAGCAGCCTGTGCTCCTTCCTCATGGCTGGGGTTTATCTTGTAGGTGTGGCAGACTCTTTGATACACACAACACTGACATTCCACTTATGCTTCTGTGGGTCTAATGAAATAGATCATTTCTTTTGTGATATCCCTCCAATCTTACTACTGTCCTGCTCAGACACACAGGTCAATGAGTTAGCAATATTCACAATTTTTGGGTTTATTGAACTGAGTACCATCTCAGGAGTTCTTGTTTCTTATTGTTACATCATCTCATCAGTCCTGAAGATCCGCTCTTCTGAGGGAAGAGTTAAAGCTTTCTCCACCTGTGCCTCTCACCTGACTGCAGTTGCAATTTTCCAAGGAACTGTGCTCTTCATGTATTTCAGGCCAAGTTCTTCCTATTCCCTCGATCAAGACAAAATGAGCTCACTGTTCTATATCCTTGTGATTCCCATGCTGAACCCTCTGATTTACAGCTTGAGGAACAAGGATGTGAAAGAAGCCgtgaacaaactgaaaaataaaatatgcaattaa